Proteins from a genomic interval of Bos mutus isolate GX-2022 chromosome 15, NWIPB_WYAK_1.1, whole genome shotgun sequence:
- the THYN1 gene encoding thymocyte nuclear protein 1: MPRARRRPAGPDMKGPEEKRTKTKNLGRASAQVENSSLQKTPVFEDSGEALSSYWLMKSEPESRLEKGVDVKFSIEDLQAQPRQTTCWDGVRNYQARNFLRAMRLDEEAFFYHSNCREPGIAGLVKIVKEAYPDHTQFEKNNPHYDASSKEDNPKWSMVDVQFVRTMKRFIPLAELRAHHQAHRASGGPLKNMALFTHQRLSVQRLTREEFDFILSLEEKEPS; encoded by the exons ATGCCGCGAGCCCGGAGGAGGCCGGCGGGGCCGG ACATGAAGGGGCCAGAAGAAAAACGCACCAAAACTAAGAACCTAGGGAGGGCATCAGCCCAAGTGGAGAACTCCAGCCTCCAGAAGACTCCAGTCTTTGAAGACAGTGGGGAGGCTCTCAGCAGCTACTGGCTGATGAAGTCAGAGCCAGAAAGTCGACTGGAGAAAGGCGTGGACGTGAAG TTCAGCATCGAGGATCTCCAGGCACAGCCCAGGCAGACGACGTGCTGGGATGGTGTTCGCAACTACCAG GCCCGAAACTTCCTGAGGGCCATGAGGCTGGACGAGGAGGCCTTCTTCTACCACAGCAACTGCAGAGAGCCGGGCATCGCGGGCCTTGTGAAG ATTGTGAAGGAGGCTTACCCAGACCACACACAGTTTGAGAAAAACAATCCCCACTATGATGCATCCAGCAAGGAAGACAACCCCAAGTGGTCCATG GTGGACGTACAGTTTGTGCGGACGATGAAGCGTTTCATTCCCCTGGCTGAGCTCAGAGCCCATCACCAAGCACACAGAGCCTCTGGCGGCCCTTTGAAAAACATGGCTCTCTTCACTCACCAGAGACTGTCCGTCCAGCGCCTGACCCGAG AGGAGTTTGATTTTATCCTGAGCCTGGAGGAAAAGGAACCGAGTTAA